One Cryobacterium roopkundense DNA segment encodes these proteins:
- a CDS encoding dienelactone hydrolase family protein, which translates to MAIVPIPFRGTTLEYGLPSQPLVILLHDWFGRLNGMEHYGVSLARRGFHVLIPDLYHGWAATDEEDAAVLVEINLPMALNTLHEIVRIGRAYDVPGIGVVGFSMGGWLALLLARSGNVNAIVVYDAILSDADQGVLPCPVQLHLAGVDTPDCAAFIVRLLDDGTTLERFNYAGSEQTPAHAIAPRTLTAASATQAFARSTSFLKRYLVN; encoded by the coding sequence ATGGCCATCGTCCCCATTCCATTTCGAGGGACGACCCTCGAATATGGCCTGCCAAGTCAGCCGTTGGTTATATTGCTGCACGATTGGTTCGGGCGGCTGAACGGTATGGAACATTATGGTGTTTCTCTCGCTCGGCGCGGCTTTCACGTGCTCATCCCGGATCTTTACCACGGGTGGGCTGCCACCGACGAGGAGGATGCGGCAGTTCTTGTCGAGATCAATCTTCCAATGGCATTGAACACTCTTCACGAGATAGTGCGCATCGGACGGGCATACGACGTGCCAGGAATAGGCGTGGTTGGGTTTTCGATGGGTGGCTGGCTCGCTCTTCTTTTGGCCCGATCCGGGAACGTCAACGCGATCGTGGTCTATGACGCGATACTCAGCGACGCTGATCAAGGTGTGCTGCCTTGCCCAGTTCAACTACATCTTGCGGGGGTGGACACGCCTGATTGTGCGGCTTTCATCGTCCGTCTCCTCGATGACGGGACGACTCTGGAACGCTTTAACTATGCCGGGTCAGAGCAAACACCCGCACACGCAATCGCTCCCCGCACATTGACGGCTGCATCTGCAACTCAAGCTTTCGCGCGCTCGACATCGTTCCTGAAGAGGTACCTCGTCAACTAG
- a CDS encoding ParB/RepB/Spo0J family partition protein, translated as MTNSTARMGTIEHLDPNLIVVEANVRTAANLPREFVASIKQNGVLTPILARRDEQGTVIVRAGQRRTLAAREAGLATIPAYIVDADEATVDRIVVQMVENDHREAVTDADRVAAFQQLAFEGLTPAVIAKRTGSKPATVKAGIAVAASSTAASAIVSHSLTLDQAAALIEFEGDDETVSDLIDVATSRPEQFAHATQRARDDRAVALIKAEATADLIGRGFIVFDREPSYYEAGAPVRLSELVTVDGARVTLEDITDTVGRAAYVRAYRAGEEASVSYFLTDFKAAGFRKETSSGAASGPMTEEQKTERKTLIANNKAWASAEVVRREWLAEFLSRKTLPKDTGKVIAQGLTVHRSAVGSAVTNGSVLAHVLLGIERGGFWDVDKLAALVEHSPTKAQHVTLAVILGGIEDSTSKSTWRYPDASKELYFQQLAAWGYGLSDVEQLVVVTPETTATETPDDAPGDNVEGVEDAESEDQPLE; from the coding sequence ATGACTAACAGCACCGCCCGGATGGGCACCATAGAACACCTCGACCCGAACCTGATCGTGGTCGAGGCCAACGTGCGCACCGCAGCGAACTTGCCGCGTGAATTCGTCGCCAGCATCAAGCAGAACGGTGTCCTGACGCCGATCCTCGCCCGGCGTGATGAGCAGGGCACCGTGATTGTGCGGGCCGGGCAGCGCCGCACTCTCGCCGCGCGGGAGGCCGGACTGGCGACGATTCCGGCGTACATCGTCGACGCCGACGAAGCCACCGTGGACCGCATCGTGGTGCAGATGGTCGAAAACGACCACCGTGAAGCGGTCACCGACGCGGACCGGGTCGCCGCGTTCCAACAACTCGCCTTCGAAGGGCTGACTCCGGCAGTGATCGCCAAGCGCACCGGCAGCAAGCCCGCAACGGTGAAGGCCGGGATCGCCGTCGCCGCGAGCAGCACGGCGGCGTCCGCGATCGTCAGTCACTCGTTGACGTTGGATCAGGCGGCGGCGTTGATTGAGTTCGAGGGTGACGACGAGACGGTCAGTGACCTGATCGACGTGGCCACGAGCAGGCCCGAGCAGTTCGCCCACGCGACGCAGCGCGCCCGCGATGACCGCGCGGTCGCCCTGATCAAGGCCGAAGCGACCGCCGACCTGATCGGGCGCGGGTTCATCGTCTTTGACCGGGAACCGAGCTACTACGAAGCAGGCGCGCCCGTTCGTCTTAGCGAACTGGTCACAGTGGACGGTGCACGCGTCACGCTCGAGGACATCACAGACACCGTGGGCCGTGCCGCGTATGTTCGGGCGTACCGGGCTGGTGAGGAAGCGAGCGTGAGTTACTTCCTGACCGATTTCAAGGCAGCCGGGTTCCGCAAGGAAACCAGCAGTGGCGCGGCCAGCGGCCCGATGACTGAGGAGCAGAAAACCGAACGGAAGACCCTGATCGCCAACAACAAAGCATGGGCCTCCGCCGAGGTCGTGCGCCGGGAATGGTTGGCCGAGTTCCTCAGCCGGAAGACGCTCCCGAAAGACACCGGCAAGGTCATCGCGCAGGGCCTGACCGTGCACCGCTCCGCTGTCGGTAGCGCCGTCACCAACGGCAGTGTCCTCGCGCACGTGCTGCTGGGCATTGAGCGGGGCGGGTTCTGGGATGTGGACAAGCTCGCTGCGCTGGTGGAGCACTCCCCCACCAAGGCGCAGCACGTTACCCTCGCCGTGATCCTCGGCGGCATCGAAGACAGCACGAGTAAGAGCACGTGGCGCTACCCCGACGCCAGCAAAGAACTGTACTTCCAGCAGTTGGCCGCGTGGGGCTACGGCCTCAGCGACGTGGAGCAGCTCGTCGTCGTGACACCCGAAACCACCGCCACCGAAACACCCGACGACGCACCCGGAGACAACGTCGAGGGTGTGGAGGATGCGGAGAGTGAGGACCAGCCCCTAGAGTAA
- a CDS encoding MEDS domain-containing protein, translated as MAIEAITLETGAHVVHFHQDNADLITTVGGYAAAAIKAGDAALVVATRDQRVAIAAHLEAAEIDVVEARRVETFVSIDAAATLARFYADGQLDAGKFHTVIGGIIAHIAARTGRTVRCHGSMAALLWDAGAITAAIELEKLWNDLTRELDFSRLCTYLSLSVAGAEHSQARRVICGLHSDVVDNRHQAKRNFRPRQPSAARMSGTLAPLTALTLLHLRPEVHQASGMVSVQLGVDPARALDRLRVFAASRGQTLEEVAKEVVSRQLRFNGPEPQ; from the coding sequence ATGGCGATCGAGGCCATCACGCTCGAGACTGGTGCTCACGTCGTCCATTTTCACCAAGACAACGCGGACCTCATCACCACAGTGGGCGGCTATGCGGCCGCGGCGATCAAAGCTGGTGATGCTGCGCTCGTCGTCGCAACCCGTGATCAGCGTGTTGCGATTGCCGCCCATCTCGAAGCTGCCGAAATTGATGTCGTTGAGGCCCGGCGGGTCGAGACATTTGTAAGCATCGATGCGGCCGCTACCCTTGCCCGTTTCTACGCCGACGGGCAACTCGACGCCGGCAAGTTCCACACCGTGATCGGCGGCATCATTGCCCACATCGCCGCGCGGACCGGGCGGACAGTTCGTTGTCACGGCTCGATGGCGGCGCTGCTGTGGGACGCCGGTGCCATCACCGCCGCGATCGAGCTTGAAAAACTGTGGAATGACCTCACCCGCGAACTGGACTTCTCGCGGCTGTGCACCTACCTGAGCCTGTCCGTCGCCGGGGCCGAGCACTCCCAGGCCCGACGGGTCATCTGTGGGCTGCACTCCGATGTGGTCGATAACCGCCACCAGGCCAAGCGGAATTTTCGGCCCCGACAACCGTCCGCGGCTCGGATGTCTGGAACCTTAGCCCCCTTGACCGCACTAACCCTGTTGCACTTGCGGCCCGAAGTACACCAAGCCTCGGGCATGGTGTCGGTTCAACTCGGAGTCGACCCGGCCCGCGCCCTAGACCGACTCCGCGTCTTCGCCGCCAGTCGCGGCCAAACCCTAGAGGAAGTTGCCAAAGAAGTTGTCAGCCGACAGCTGCGGTTCAACGGCCCGGAACCACAGTAG
- a CDS encoding helix-turn-helix domain-containing protein, which yields MQLRQNDGMPRYASSAGPPPLTATRAMMVFGVNPVRGAIIHLLSRHPEGMTSGAIHRELNATYQTVLRHLQELESSGAVTTDAGEKRQGQRVIYVANRDAVRSALAGYEEYLLG from the coding sequence ATGCAATTACGGCAGAATGATGGGATGCCGCGCTATGCATCCTCTGCAGGACCTCCGCCGCTTACCGCGACGAGGGCGATGATGGTGTTCGGCGTGAACCCAGTTCGTGGGGCGATCATTCATCTTCTCTCTCGTCATCCAGAAGGGATGACCTCAGGTGCAATCCACAGAGAGCTCAACGCGACGTATCAAACAGTCTTACGGCACCTCCAAGAGCTGGAGTCCTCTGGCGCCGTCACCACAGACGCCGGCGAGAAGAGGCAGGGGCAGCGAGTCATCTACGTGGCCAACCGAGATGCTGTTCGCTCAGCCTTGGCCGGCTACGAAGAATACCTGCTCGGATAA